GCACTATTGATTTTGTACGTCgtcacattccaccactgggtaacagacatctggctgaaaagagggacatccggcagacTTTCTGgcggcactggagcaatcctggaagtgggaCGTCGTGGATGTTGACTACCATCCGAAACTGTTGGCATTTCCACATTGGCTTCATTTTTTTAGCTCTGGAAGTTGCCGCTTTACCCTTCCCTGGAGCGTGGCCATTCTCTAACAGCCATACACATTTTTGCCTTTAGACGTGTTTGCATGCAATCTAATTTGTTTGAAGCATACTGACACATTTAGAAAGAGTTTACTTACACTGATTCTCAAAGAGCAGCACTTGCATGCCATAAAGTGAGAAGGACTGCCGAAAGCTGTACGTCACagagttcttcttcttttggaaAATTTTAGtaacctgtaaaaaaaacatagcataATATAATGTGGTTTAGACTCTTTTAGTGAATGCCTAACTTTGTTCTCAATGTGCTGGGAGAATAATGTGGGCCCTACCACTAGCAGGTCGTTGAAGAGGAAGATCTCCCTTTGGTGCAGCCCCAACTTTTGGGGTTTGTTGGGGTCGGGCACTTCAAAAAGTCTGCAATAACAGACTAGTCTCCGGTGGGGTAAGGATAGCACCTGCACACACAATACAGCATCAGCACTgagtttagaaaataaatattgtaactGTTCTTGTTCCACAATTAGAGCTGctactaacgattattttctcaattaatcgattagttgttggGTTTATAAAATGGGGATCAGGTTCCCAAAGCCATAGATGtccttaaaatgtcttgttttgtccacaactctaagatattcagtttactgtcacataggagagaagaaactagaaaatattcacatttaagaagctggaatcagagaaatttgacttaatttaaagaaaaaaatgtaattatccAAATAGTTAGCGAttgatttaatagttgacagTTTATTGTTTAATCCATTCCTCTTTGCAGCTCTATCCACAAATGTTTGCATTTGAATATTTGACAAATGATTTCACTCATCCCTAAAATGTAGATTTCAAAAAGAGTAATACTTACACAGCCCAGACCGTGGTGTAACGAGCCAATCTATCAAGTGAGAAATACATTCAAGTCAAGTCATTTTGCAGGGATCAGTGAACACATACGAGAACTTTTACATTCACGATACATCAAGGAAAAGAAATTCCACGTGTTATGTTCAACAAGAGAAACGGGGCAAATTCAAAATCAAGAAAACCAGTTTTTATGGATCACAGAACAAACATCTATGTGTTTCTCAAAATCCATCTTCTAACACTGTATGTGTCCCCAATGCGCGTCAACCCTTGTGATCATGACACAGTCAAGGTCCCTTAGGACTTCTGAAAGTGGAGTtagtttgatgaaaaaaaggatCAATGGCCCGAAAAAAGGGGGTGGTGTTCAAGTAAACACCTCAACGATTATATAGTGTGAGGCTCTTTGTCGCTTTTATTATTACGGAGCTTGTCAGACGCACTTTTCTTGGCTGGCTCTTGGGGCAAAAGACATATTGCAGTCATTCAGCATGAAGGTCTCCGGCCTTGAAGAATCAATATGTcacataggaaaaaaaaaagtaggttCAACTAAAGAAtgctcttttcatttctttttgtttttagaggATGTAGGCCAtaagtaatattaataataataataatgctccGGTTAGATAGATGTATTTGACATCTACACAGTTCATTTCTCACCTAAAACATTCCCAGAAGTGAATTTAATAATGGCATAGCATacataaattgtaaaaaaagaaatattgggAATTGTCCGTTTGTGTTTGCCTGTGCTTCGGCTTGAATGCCGAGATGCATGCTGGGAATCCTGGGGCTGCGAAGGATCCAGTTCGTCCTTTCGAACTCGGTCAAAGGAGGCCGCATTTGTGAACTGCATTTAAAGGAGGATATTTGGATAGTGCAACAATGCAGGCCTACTTGGTTCTTTCTGGGAATGTTtctaaagatttacaaagaatatgtcaTGCATGCTCCTGTTATATTGAGCTCTTGAATGGAAGGTAAGATGAAAGTGGTCACACTTTTTGCGCAAAAGCCCCGAGGGCAAACCTCAAGACTCACCGGCTTTTTTCCAACAATGAGTTTTTCCACTTTCTGAACCTGGGACACGTGGTCTTCATTAGTCTTGAGCTCTCGTTTGCGAATCCGCTCGTATATGCCTACCAGCATCTCTCGGGGGATGTCTTCCCCATCATCCACTCCtgtcagaggaggagagaaaagagaacgagacagagagaaagaggattaATGATCAATTTAGAGATTCATGAGAGTAGATGAACCCGTGAGTTTACTTACATACTGCTGCgttgcacatatacacacaaaaatgtccTTCAAAGCTCTCCAAAGACAAACATTTCTTCTTCACTCAATACTGTACTTTAATTACCGACACTCCAATAGGCAGTTAGCCATGCCACAAAGCCCCTGCTAATACCCTCAAAATCTGCCAAGGGCAACTAAAAAGTGATTTGCCTCGACAGCAAAGCTTTCTTCCtctgccaaaaaataaatacctcATTGACACGGCCATTAATCAAGGCAAAAGGCATGCACAAAACTCAATTTGAGTGGAATATTTATCCCTGGAGCTGCACAGTAGCGCCTGACGATAATATTTGGTTTGTGCAGGAAGGGAGGACAAAAGTACCTCGAAGGTTCTTGACAAAGTCTTCCAGCTTCATCTTCCGCTCGGGTTTGACGTTGGGGCTGTACATGTCTGTGTTGAGGAGGATGATGGCAAAGGCCAGGATGAAGATGGTGTCGGGGTTCCTGAACTGTCGCACCACACCGGGGTTGCAGATGCAGTAGCGCTGGCTGAAAGGAGGACATTggaaacagaaatgtgtttgacttttttaaagacattttctatttacaacaaaacagaacGTACTGGAACAGCTTAAATCGATAGTAGTTGATAGCAGGGCTGCaggatatgaggaaaatatacaatatgtgATAACGCTGTCGAATATCACAATAATGATTTATtactaatgaataaaataactttgataacttataaataaataagttatcaaagtgtactcagttctgcatttctgttttcagtatttggttaaaataaaagagattgcttgttgaattttaaaaaaatgaaaggaaataattaCTAACATTCTTtcattgaacaaattgaacatgaAATCGAACATAAAACGCAGCACTAAGTATAgaatgttacattttacagtgcAGTTTTCGACTGTTactttctttcaactaacactaATAATCTTTGAGTGTCTTTCGCGGTGTGTTTGTTCCTAGTAGATAGATAACTCTATTTAAGCTTGTTTCTCACCTCAAACATgtctagagctgcaaagattaattgattaatcaattagttgcaACTATTAAATCAACGTCAACTATTTAGTTAATCTGTTCAAGTCATTTTTTAGGACAAAAAAACCTTAACCTTAAGATTCCAGCTGTCTAAATGTGAATGCTTTCTGGtttgtctctcctctgtgacagtaaactgaataccttcgagttgtggacaaaacaagagatTTGAGGAGGTCATCttaggctttgggaaacactgattgacatcatttcaccattttctgacatttcatagagCAAACAACTAATCCAGAAAATcatcaacaaagaaaatatatatttttttaactatgcATTGATATCATAGTATCACATatatcaattattattattaccagaACACAGTACTAACATCAGATATGGCTGAACCTGAGAGACAGAATGAATGAAGTCTTTCCttcaaagcaaaataaatcagCGACCCTCCATGTTAGGTCCACTTATGGGCAGtaatatcaatattgagattGATCTCTCCATCATCTGAGCTGtggtcaaacacacatttaaataatgctTCAATGGCCCGGTTGGCTCAGTTAGAGCAGGCTCACATGTACATAAAGGTTTGTGCCTCAACGCAGACGTCCAGGCTTCAAGTCTGACCTGAGACAAATTCCTGCATgtcctcccccctttctcacctagctgtcctgtacATTAAAGGCAAATCAgcctaaaaaataatcttaaaaaaaaaattgcttcaTAGCGTCAAGTCAAAAGAACAATGATACCGGTACCGCTGAAGACAAAACAGCCTGCAGCCATCAGACAGGCCGGTTAACAGCTTTCTGAGTCACCATAAAGTGAGTCCATGATCGTATCTGTGGGCTGCAGGCGAGTGCCAGATGATCAGTTATCGGGATCTCCCCAGTGTAACAGTGCCTGTGTGTTCACTGAGGCCGAAATGTCCTTGCTCAGTGCTCAAACCAAATTCTCTGTGGTCATAAGAGCACCTTTCTACCAGTCGTTTGGAGAAAATAAACGAGTTACAAACAACATCCATCAGCAGCCCTGAGGGAAGTTTTCCTCCACTTCTTGAACTAATGTTCTCTAAATTATTTTCTGCAGTGATCTGGTCAAACAAAGTCTGGGTTTAAAATGGCTTTGCACTGCAGCACTGATGCTCTTCAGGATTTATCACAGCAAGGTTCGTGTTTTTGGTCCATTGTAAACAACTGAGCCCGTTAGTTCTGGTGTCACACTGCAGCTTTGCAAGCGTACTAAAGAACTATAAATTACATAGTTTTGCATTGCGAGACCTTCCTCCAAGGCGCTACGGAGGAAGGTCTTGCTAGTACACACAGCATTCCGAGAGGGAATGTTTAGATTTATCggtatttcttttaaccaatcacaatcgtcattaGCGGCACTAAgcccgctgcaaaatagcctccggaaggaacttgttttggtggaacatgtgtacgttcaaggtctggcaaagcgagaccgGAACACACACAATACGCCTCTGATTCTCTTAAAAGGATCGTATTTCCCTCCTAAAGGGCAAGCACAACATTTTACCTCCATTACAGTCCTTTGGCTTTCAACTATGTCATGTTTTTAACCTTGTAATAAAGGACATTATGCATTGACAAAAGTACATAAAGCAACTTGTTTCAACTGAGAGTACCGATATGATGAATTtgacaagaaaaacagaatagTTTCAGTGTGCTACGCAGACTCgacaaaggaaaaataaatgccATGGAGGACACGCAGTCTTTTTTAAGTAACATTAGCGATTGTCCGACCAATGAGAATTTGGTCATACATCGAGCACATTGACCAACCGACCTGGAGACGTCAGCCCCCGAGCCTACACTGGTTTAGGGGATGAAATGTCATGTGTTGTGTTCCCATCTTTTAGAGTTTAGAGTTTCTCACCTGTAGGCCTCTATCAGCCGCTCAACCTTCTGCGCTTCTCCCTGCACTCTGATGTGTGCCTGGAATTTCCTCAGCGCTTCGTCCAGCTCCATACTCGAGAAGTCCATTTCATCCACCACACAGCTAGTGAAAGAACACAAAATTAGTTGTAAGCGGTAAGATCAGTTTagatacacaatatatacacacacaagtaaatAACTTGCTCAAGAGAGCTGCATGGAATTCAGTGTATAactgactttattttgacatatttgaCATATTAGCTTGTTATGGCTAACgagttagcaaacagttgcccGTTTACCCCACCAGTAGACACAAAGCCAAATTAGCATTTATTTGGAGACCGGTTTATGGCAACCAGATGAATAGAAGTCCCATATTTACTCTTGTAGCTCCGTTTTGGTGCCCTTAAGTTGTTAAATGCTTTACTTGTTTCATCAGCTATCTATTACTTGTTTGGTATTAGAAGAGTAGCGTACAGTTGGTACATGATGGTTGGGATATTTAGCCCAAAACAACTGCCTGCTACTGAGACTGAGCTAAAACCGCAACAGCAAGTAAAACCAAAAACGACAaactgaaagatgctaaaaaagCTCCATAGAGGTTAGGTCACCGGCAGAGCCAGGTAATGATTGTTTGTGGGTTCGTCGCCACAAGCAACCCTTTCAAATAACACActctcatttttttatttgtttgggcATTGAAAACTAGAACTATCTATAAAGGCTGTGATGCTGTACATTGGAGATTGTGTTGTGTGCagtttaaatgcaggactttaatgTGTAATGAAGCATTTTCTCACTGTGAAATTGACCCTTTTACTTGAATAAAGGAGCTAAGaacttttttcaatgctttcTATATTTCTTGCACATCAGGATTAATAGATCTTTTCTCAAGGAGCCCTTTAGATAGGCCTGTCAAATTGACACTGACAGGCCTTTGTTGGTCTTATCCTCCACTGAATCTCAGTGGGGTCTGATAGTACTTCAAGTGTGTTTCAGATAAGTCTGTCCAGTCTTAAGCCCCAAATAAAGGTGCTGTTTGAGAATCACTACCACAAAATAAGACGTGCCTTTACTGTTTAAGGACTGAGGCATATAAAAGGAGTCCGTTTGTTTATCCGAGCATCACAGCAATTTCCTGAGTGGAttctatttctgtttatttcctggaTGTAACTTCAGTCATTATGTAGTACTCAGAAAATCCAAATACTGTTTGAATGAGAGCAGATTGCAAGCTGGCAACCCTATTAGCAACaaatgatttatatttatattcatggGAGAAAGATAGAATACATTTCTGTGCATAGTTGGCCAGCTAAATCAAAAGcttgttttggaaaatgtctGTGAGACAAAATGATCCATCTGCACGTCaaacaaatgtgtcaaaaagAGGACAATGACATTACTTGCTGCAAACTCACTCAAGGACATCTCGGTTGaactgtttctgtctgttacCCAGGAACTCGCCAATCATCTGCCTACTCAAGCCTTTCCTCTGGAGCAGGAAGTGGGCCACACCCACCGGAGTGTCTGGAACAAAGTTTCGCTCTATCAGATACTGGATGCCTTTTTCGGGTTTCCTGGAGACATAGGAGAtggtagagagagacagagattcAAAATGGGAAAAAGTGAGGACACAATCCAAATCTGTGATTATCCCACTGCACTTCTGCCCCTGGCTAAATGTGTGTCAGTCAGATGAGGAGGGACAGGATTtagggagacagggagggagagggtgGCAGTCGGGAGTGGGTAGGACGGAGCTACTTTTTCTCTGCGGTATTAATCATAAATGATTAAAAGGAACTTAATGGCTGGCTCTGTAAGAAACAAAATCCACAATCCTCTGTGATTAAATGGAATTTCACAGGCTCAGATGAATCACTCCTTGTAAATTGAAGCAGAATGAAAGTTTGCACCTTACGTACATACAATTATGTTTCAATCAACATTACTCCACATTTTACATGCATAAGAATTTTGTGTTGGgttccaaaacaaaacacattcccCATTTAATAAGTAAATAATGGTCCGAATCTGTAACAATTTCATAATAACCATCACTAATAAATGGTAAATTCAGAGGTAATTACACATTAGTTAATAATATAACAGTGGAATGATGATTTATTATGTGTACTAATTATTAGTAATGTtataatttatgttattttatttttagtttagtttaatatgAAAGCATAGTTTACACATTTAGACAATAGTTACAAATAGTTTTGTAaaccatctataaacattatttgggtgctattataaagttgcaactaATGCTTATAATTCCTAGTTTTATAAAGCATCAAGTAACATTATTTGTCTCCATTAAATATTTTCGGGTGTTCTACAAAAGAGATGATTATTTGAAtccaaataatgtttatagatgttttaCAAAGTCTTTATTAACCATTAACAAggtattatatactgtacattagaGGCAACTTCATGATAGCCATTCAAATAATGTTCATTGACGGTTTAGAAATGATTTCTTAATcattaacaaaaatgaatatattatatGAAGAATGTTATGATGTGAgcaacaataaactgttaaaaaaagatattattgCATAACTAATAATTAGTTatgattattaataataattttgttgtTAGTTAGCAGAAATATTACTGTTTGCCATTACCTTTATaactaacacattttttagtGATGGTTCTAATAAAGTGTTAAACAAGCGACGTGTCAGATTGTGTCTGGCTCTGTGTGAGCAGTGTGTTAATGAAATGTCGTGTGTAGTAAAATGTACGTACTTGTTGAAGAGGTTTAGACCAATGCGGTAGTGCCTCTTGCGGATGATGTCGTTACTGAACGCAGGTGAGTCCCAGCTGTTGCGAGTCTCTTTGTGGTACGTCTGCTTGCTGAGCGTCTGCTCCCTCAGGCTGTCCCTGGACGAGGACTCCGAGCTGCAGTTGATGGTGTCGTTGGAGTTGGATGTGCTGTTGATGCTGTCGTTGTCACCGTCAGAGAAATCGGACTCTGACTTGCTCTGCCGGTTTGCGGTGCCATTAATGGCCAAATGGGCCTCCAGTTGCCGTGGCCGATGGCGGGTGGCGTCCTCTTCTCTCGAAGGCCCTCGTGGCGGCAGGCTGTGGCTGATGTTTTTGGGGCTGCTCTGCTGGTTGCTGAGGCTACGGTCGTAGGCGTTCTGCCTCTTCAAAGAACTGCGGTCAGAACGATCACTCAGCTCCACCGAGCTGTCGCTCGGAGGCTCAATTGTCAGTAAAGGTAGGTGGTCTACCCGCAAGCGCTGCTCTTGGCACTCCAGAGATGGTGTACTGCGGCAGCTGGTGTCCGTGTCCCCTTTCTCATCCTTATGAGCCAGTGACCAATAGTCCTGGGAAGAGTTAAGGGAACGCTGACGCAAGTCGGATTCTGTGCTGGAAGGTCGGTCCACAGACTGAGACAGGGGCAGCGGCGGGGACAGTTCCTCTTCATCGATGTAAAGAGTGACATCGCTGTAAGACGCCGTCATCTCATCCAGTTTGCGGTGTTCTGAAGCGGGGTGGGAGGGTTTCACCTGGCAGCTGACCTCCCTGTCCATATCCTGGTGGCCTCTCCCTGGCTCCGACTGGCTGTCATCACCATGCAGACTGCGACAGTTCAGAGCGTCGTCTATGGACTCGGCCAGAGATTTGACCTGCCTTGAGAAGGCATCTTCTAGTTCTGTGATAGCGTCTGTGAAGTCGCTCTGTGTCGTAGGGGTCTTGGCTTGCACCATCTCCCCTCCGTGCTCTGACTGCATCAGTGCACCAATCTTGGTGCCATCATCTGTTAGCGAGACTTGCTTTCCCTCGAAGTAGGAGCTGTGGACTTTTTCAGGTCCTTCAAAGGAAAACTGCATTCTCATATTGGATAGGACGATCCGTCTAGACATACGGTTCTCAGACATAGAACTTCTAAGACGCTCAAAGTTCTTGTTCATCTGGTACTGGCGGAAGGCTGTCTGGATGGTGCGGGCTGCATGCCGGGTTATGAACCGCCCACCGTATTTACGCTCTAGCATCTCCACCTGCAGGTAGAGAAGGAAAGTTGGTGTCATAAATGCATCTGAGGAACACCCTGGGATAGCCTACGTAAGGGATTTCCAAACCTCTAGTCTGGACCCCCCTCAAGGGGGCTGCAGTTGATATAGTACAAAGTACAGAACTTTGGTAATCTgataaatgtaaagaaaaaaagctagTTAATGGACCCTGATTTAAGAGTATTTTGTCAAGCTTGTAGatacacaaaaaagatattACAAAAGTTTGGTCTATTACTTAAAATAACTCTTCATCTAGAGAATTTACTTTCACCTGGCTAGAAAAGTAAGAATTTAACCTTTGGAAACACATTCGACAGAATGACAAATGGTTTTGCTGTCTTATCTGATTTTGCCATGActtagaaaactaaaaaagagtgttgatggttttaaaaatggctCCAATTTAGATTCTGTTAGACTGAAACAGACCCCCGGGGAAGATGGATGATGTTGAAAAGTGATGGGTACCCAGTTTGACCGATAAACTGGTAATGGCCCAAATAATGATAAAGAATTGCTCTGGAAGAACAATCAACGACAAGATTTAGAAGAAAAATACGATTATAGTTGGGGACTGAACCAGCTTGATATTGTTAGTGTTTACAGATGGAAGTTGTCTTTGTGAACACCCCCTCACCTGCTTGTCCTGCAGGTCCGATGAGAGCTCATAGCTCTCTGATAGCGAGCGGGAGCGCTTGATGGcctcctcctctgcctgctTGCGGAGGATGGACTGGGAGTGCTGGAGCTTGGGTCGGCGGGGACGCAGGTGGCCGGGCAGCAAGATGTGTCCGTAGAGCTGGCTGTCCAGGTGGTCGGGGCCGAGCCCGCCGCTGCGGGTCACTGGGATGCAACTGTAGCCACTGCTGGGGTCCACAGAGGTGCCCACCTCGCCGCCTGGAGCATCACCTTCCACActgcaaacagaaaacacacacacagagcacgcACGTTAGTTTTGCCAATTCATCATCCTGAGGGCATGCACTGCTTTGTGATTCAGCGAGAAGCTTGTGACAGATGGAAAACGTAACTTTGACACTGCTGGCCGGGTATAGCCCTATACGTACAGTATGAGTGGGAGAATCTACAGCAGCAGTCTAAAGAGTTATTTTTCTTAGTGGTTTTGACACTAAACATTATAGTGTTTATAATATAATGGTTATAAGGTAACACTTTTCAATGCCTGCCAATACTCCTTTATTAAGACAAGGAACTTTATCTTAACACTTTGTTGCaaaaaacagagtttaaaaaaaatctatttaagcCTCTTGCATACTTTACCTATTTGCTTTGGTTAGTTCACCAACCAAGGTTAAATAAGACTATTTTAATGTTAGGTAATGCCAAATGTGTGTTCACTTTGTATTATGCTACTCAGGTtatatcagtgtgtatttgGAATTATGTACAGAATGTCTTACTGGTGGGAAATCCCACAAAACTCTGCTGCCCGACATCTTTACTCATTCCCTTTGCAACGTAGAAAATAACTCAACCAATCTTAAACAGCTATCAGACTGCAATACTTTATGTTGATGGAATTGAATGAATTATGGACACCAAAGATCCAACATGAGgcaagaaaaacactgaaatcacAAGGACGTTATCAGCAGCTTAGTTGCACATTGCccgaccttcctccacagtgctgcgaaggagggtctggctaagtccacacagcattctgggatgggtgTAAAGCATGCTCTggcttattggcatttctttaaaccaattaagAGAGAGTTAATTGCCGGACGGAGCATCGGTGCCGCTGCAAATTATTGTTTGAGGCTACAGCGAATTTGGGAACTTGGGGGTTTCGTTAAACTGATTGTCTCTCTTGTTTCCTAGAAACAGTCAAGTTTGGCTTCTTTTTTAAGTATCTATTACGGCCCCCTTTTTCCAAACTTTTACCATGTAGCTGTTGTGCCTAAATGTAACATTACCTTGACCACAGTGGCGGAAGATCAGTTAAATATTATATCTGTAACAGTAATTTCTAATGGATTTGGAAGGCACTGCCAAACAATATGAGTTATTTGGCAAGACCATGAGAAGCAATATATGTTGTCATGTCTTCTTGAGGACTTGTTGCTTTGAGCCAAGCCACGGTGATAAAGCTGAGGCTCTGTCGTGCAGATAACATCTCTCATTAGAAAAAAAGCTAGCTTTCTCTCAGAGCTGGACACTCGATACTCATCATAAAAACCCTCACTGCATCTTTGTTCTCCTCCCTATACATCCTCAATGCATTTTCTTAATTAGAAAAGGAACCAATCTAATCAGACAGAAAGTGTcgcttaaagggatacttcaacaattagcattaagctttgaATCAGTAGAAACCTGGTAGTATTTTCAAATGACCGTGCTTCCCTCCATCATGTCCCCCTGAGTTAAGATTTCTCTGTATTGTGGGTCTGGAAAAAAGCTTCAGATgccacaaaaaatgtcatttggCGTCATCAGAGGCATTTTTGCCAAGAGGCTGTGGACAGCTAGTTCCGCATGTTTCCAACTCGCCCATAAGGGGTGGGACTGTCACTAGTTGATGTGAGTCGAGTGTTAGCCATCTTGAAGCTACGCTAACAGGCTCTCCCTTTTCAGCATCAACCAATCAAACTACTGCACATGATCGAATAATATGCAGGAAATTTTATTACAGACCGAATACTTAACACACTACGCAAGCTTTGCCTGCTACAAAGACCAGCCCCTCAGCCTGTGTTGCTCTATGCCACTAGCTGGCGAAGGGGATATTGAAAGTAGTATGCGAGAAAGGGTTAACGCAGAACGAGGGCAGGAGTTTAAGCTAGGTGGAAAGCTAACACTCGTTATCCTATCTACACCTATCCCCTTCATCCTGCTTGCTCATTTGACAAAAACTGGACCACATCCATCTACAACAAAACTCCTGACGCAACTTCAGagcctgctgtgtttttttggaaacatGGCCGAACAACAGTGTACCGGAGTCCGTTATCCGGCTACATAATTACCAGGCCTGCTAGCCTTCCGAGCAGATAGAGATCCTCTGTCAGGTAAGACTCGTGGAGGTGGGCTGTGTTAACACCGATTGGTGCAGAAATGAGGTGCTTGTATCAAACTATCTGCTCACCActggtggagtttgtgactgttaaatgcCAACCATTCTACATCCCACGCAAAGTCACGGCTGTGTTTGCACTCCGTGTTTACATCCCACCAAGCGTTAATGCTAGCAATGTGTTAGCTGAACCTTACGGAGCCTGTAATGTATGTGCAATAAATGTAGCCTTTTTGTATGACCTTTTTATATGTTGTTtagatatattttaaatgtttaacacCGCTTGAGCCAcagtgaaactttttttttagtgtatgtggttgaaatgacaataacacACTTGACTTAACTAGCTCTCTGTAACCATTTCCCTGTCTATGTCTGTGACCGGTAGGCGGGGCTTGGGAGTGGCCTTGTAGGGAAAGGAACCAAGTGCATTCTGAGAGTtgttgtctttcatccacatgagccaaatatacattttctagCTTTTATTGGTCTAGAAGGCACCAACTTCTAACTTAAATGATCCAATTTAATACATAATTATCTTTCCAGcagtgaaatatccctttaataAGACTGAAGGTGGGCTGTAATACGTCTGCTACGTCAGCAGAGGATGTCTAATTGGAAAAGTCCATTAGTTTAGATGGAGGGAGGTTCGGCATGCTTGAAATGTGGCACTCAGCTCAAAGCAAGGGTAGGCTGATGCCTCTAGGTACATTGAAAGCATGATAGCACTTAGTTGTCTAGCATGTTTATATCTTCCGTTAGCTGGTTTTGTTGCATTAAGAGTAACTGAACAAGATGTTCTGCTCTTAGTTGCACAATAAAGAACCA
The Etheostoma cragini isolate CJK2018 chromosome 4, CSU_Ecrag_1.0, whole genome shotgun sequence genome window above contains:
- the iqsec1b gene encoding IQ motif and SEC7 domain-containing protein 1 isoform X2 yields the protein MWCLQCASDRSLLELESDSCVEGDAPGGEVGTSVDPSSGYSCIPVTRSGGLGPDHLDSQLYGHILLPGHLRPRRPKLQHSQSILRKQAEEEAIKRSRSLSESYELSSDLQDKQVEMLERKYGGRFITRHAARTIQTAFRQYQMNKNFERLRSSMSENRMSRRIVLSNMRMQFSFEGPEKVHSSYFEGKQVSLTDDGTKIGALMQSEHGGEMVQAKTPTTQSDFTDAITELEDAFSRQVKSLAESIDDALNCRSLHGDDSQSEPGRGHQDMDREVSCQVKPSHPASEHRKLDEMTASYSDVTLYIDEEELSPPLPLSQSVDRPSSTESDLRQRSLNSSQDYWSLAHKDEKGDTDTSCRSTPSLECQEQRLRVDHLPLLTIEPPSDSSVELSDRSDRSSLKRQNAYDRSLSNQQSSPKNISHSLPPRGPSREEDATRHRPRQLEAHLAINGTANRQSKSESDFSDGDNDSINSTSNSNDTINCSSESSSRDSLREQTLSKQTYHKETRNSWDSPAFSNDIIRKRHYRIGLNLFNKKPEKGIQYLIERNFVPDTPVGVAHFLLQRKGLSRQMIGEFLGNRQKQFNRDVLDCVVDEMDFSSMELDEALRKFQAHIRVQGEAQKVERLIEAYSQRYCICNPGVVRQFRNPDTIFILAFAIILLNTDMYSPNVKPERKMKLEDFVKNLRGVDDGEDIPREMLVGIYERIRKRELKTNEDHVSQVQKVEKLIVGKKPIGSLHHGLGCVLSLPHRRLVCYCRLFEVPDPNKPQKLGLHQREIFLFNDLLVVTKIFQKKKNSVTYSFRQSFSLYGMQVLLFENQYYPNGVRLTSAIPGADIKVLINFNAPNPQDRKKFTDDLRESIAEVQEMEKYRIESELEKQKGVVRPSMSQGSVLKKDTGNGNLGRGSLDDSYAISEGLKRSALSSSLRDLSDAGKRGRRSSAGSLDSNIEGSIISSPHMRRRPPSSRDCPSRHSGQSMPNSSSLLGSLFGTRRMKSPSPTPQTLHPTLISHTPHPANLHHTARAETDTSASSHHPQFCHLTQNPPPYHHHHHYHPPAHLQHPPHQYHPPPSHGQQPAYPPHLHTQHGHGSHSVHAPHPAHSAHHHGPPPAPSQAPTSTKPKHSGISTVV
- the iqsec1b gene encoding IQ motif and SEC7 domain-containing protein 1 isoform X7, whose translation is MLVSVCFSFLLFCSSRPETEVPSSSMPHRRHHDFVEGDAPGGEVGTSVDPSSGYSCIPVTRSGGLGPDHLDSQLYGHILLPGHLRPRRPKLQHSQSILRKQAEEEAIKRSRSLSESYELSSDLQDKQVEMLERKYGGRFITRHAARTIQTAFRQYQMNKNFERLRSSMSENRMSRRIVLSNMRMQFSFEGPEKVHSSYFEGKQVSLTDDGTKIGALMQSEHGGEMVQAKTPTTQSDFTDAITELEDAFSRQVKSLAESIDDALNCRSLHGDDSQSEPGRGHQDMDREVSCQVKPSHPASEHRKLDEMTASYSDVTLYIDEEELSPPLPLSQSVDRPSSTESDLRQRSLNSSQDYWSLAHKDEKGDTDTSCRSTPSLECQEQRLRVDHLPLLTIEPPSDSSVELSDRSDRSSLKRQNAYDRSLSNQQSSPKNISHSLPPRGPSREEDATRHRPRQLEAHLAINGTANRQSKSESDFSDGDNDSINSTSNSNDTINCSSESSSRDSLREQTLSKQTYHKETRNSWDSPAFSNDIIRKRHYRIGLNLFNKKPEKGIQYLIERNFVPDTPVGVAHFLLQRKGLSRQMIGEFLGNRQKQFNRDVLDCVVDEMDFSSMELDEALRKFQAHIRVQGEAQKVERLIEAYSQRYCICNPGVVRQFRNPDTIFILAFAIILLNTDMYSPNVKPERKMKLEDFVKNLRGVDDGEDIPREMLVGIYERIRKRELKTNEDHVSQVQKVEKLIVGKKPIGSLHHGLGCVLSLPHRRLVCYCRLFEVPDPNKPQKLGLHQREIFLFNDLLVVTKIFQKKKNSVTYSFRQSFSLYGMQVLLFENQYYPNGVRLTSAIPGADIKVLINFNAPNPQDRKKFTDDLRESIAEVQEMEKYRIESELEKQKGVVRPSMSQGSVLKKDTGNGNLGRGSLDDSYAISEGLKRSALSSSLRDLSDAGVHH